TCGGTTCGTCCATCCCGGTCCTCTCGTACTAGGGACAGCTCCCCTCAAGTATCCTACGCCCACGGCAGATAGGGACCAAACTGTCTCACGACGTTTTAAACCCAGCTCGCGTACCGCTTTAATTGGCGAACAGCCAAACCCTTGGGACCTGCTACAGCCCCAGGATGCGATGAGCCGACATCGAGGTGCCAAACTTCCCCGTCGATGTGAACTCTTGGGGGAAATTAGCCTGTTATCCCCGGCGTACCTTTTATCCGTTGAGCGACGGCCCTTCCATGCGGAACCGCCGGATCACTAAGGCCGACTTTCGTCCCTGCTTGACTTGTAGGTCTTGCAGTCAAGCTCCCTTATGCCTTTACACTCTACGGCTGGTTTCCAATCAGCCTGAGGGAACCTTTGCGCGCCTCCGTTACCCTTTAGGAGGCGACCGCCCCAGTCAAACTACCCACCAGGCAATGTCCCCGACCCGGATGACGGGCCCAGGTTAGAATTCCAAAACAATCAGGGTGGTATTTCAAGGACGACTCCATCCCGACTGGCGCCGAGATCTCACAGTCTCCCACCTATCCTACACAGACTATTCCGAAATTCATTGCCAAGTTGTAGTAAAGGTGCACGGGGTCTTTCCGTCTTGCCGCGGGTAGACGGCATCGGCACCGCCAATACAGTTTCGCTGAGTCCCTGGTTGAGACAGCGGGGAAGTCGTTACGCCATTCGTGCAGGTCGGAACTTACCCGACAAGGAATTTCGCTACCTTAGGACCGTTATAGTTACGGCCGCCGTTTACTGGGGCTTCGGTTCAACGCTTCTGCCGTATCGCTACGACATGACGAATCCCCTTAACCTTCCAGCACCGGGCAGGCGTCAGAGCCTATACATCGTCTTTCGACTTCGCAGACTCCTGTGTTTTTAGTAAACAGTCGCCACCCCCGTTTCACTGCGACCATGACCCGCTCAAGGAGCAAGTCCTCTCACGGATCATGGCACACCTTCTTCCGAAGTTACGGTGCTAGTGTGCCGAGTTCCTTAACCAGGGTTCTCTCAAGCGCCTTAGGATGCTCTCCTCACCTACCTGAGTCGGTTTGCGGTACGATCACCTGATTGACTTGCTAGGGGCTTTTCTTGTCAGCATGGGCTCAGTCACTTCCCCCTCGACGAATCTCGGGGTGGTCGTCACCTCTCGGTGTTTGCAATTGGAACTCCGGATTTGCCTGGAATTCCCACCTACGGGCTTGAACCAGGGCATCCAACACCTGGATGACCTACCCTTCTGCACCCCCCCATCGCTCAAACGCCAATCCGGTGGTACAGGAATATTAACCTGTTTTCCATCACCTACGCTTCTCAGCCTCGGCTTAGGGATCGACTAACCCTGAGAGGATTACCCTTGCTCAGGAAACCTGAGGTTTACGGCGTGCTGATTTCTCATCAGCATTATCGCTACTCGTGCCTGCATGATCTCTTCCATCTCGTCCAGATGTCCTCGCGGTCATCCTTCGCCCTACCATGGAATGCTCCCCTACCATCCCGAGGGTTATCGGGATCCGTAGCTTCGGTGATATGCTTGAGCCCCGTTACATTTTCGGCGCAGACTCACTCGACCAGTGAGCTATTACGCTTTCTTTAAAGGATGGCTGCTTCTAAGCCAACCTCCTGGCTGTCTGAGCGCTTCCACATCCTTTCCCACTTAGCATATCCTTAGGGACCTTAGCTGACGGTCTGGGTTGTTCCCCTCTCGTCCATGGAAGTTATCTCCCACGGGCTGACTCCCAGGATAACGTATGACGGCATTCGGAGTTTGGTTGGGTTTGGTAATCTGGTAGGACCCCTAGCCCATCCAGTGCTCTACCTCCGTCAACGAATGTCCTGAGGCTATACCTCAATATATTTCGGGGAGAACCAGCTATCTCCAGGTTTGATTAGCCTTTCACTCCGATCCACAGCTCATCCGAGAAGTTTTCAACCTTCACCGGTTCGGGCCTCCATTCGCTGTTATGCGAATTTCACCCTGGCCATGGATAGATCACCTGGTTTCGGGTCTACTCCATGTGACTAAGTCGCCCTTTTAAGACGCGCTTTCGCTCCGGCTCCTTCCCCTTGAGGAATTAACCTCGCCACATAGAGTAACTCGCAGGCTCATTATGCAAAAGGCACGCGGTCAGACAGAATACCCGAAGGGCGAACCCTTCCGGTATCCACCGTCCTCCCACTGCTTGTAAGCATACGGTTTCAGGTACTATTTCACTCCCCTCATTGGGGTACTTTTCACCTTTCCCTCACGGTACTGGTTCACTATCGGTTGCCGGGTAGTATTTAGCCTTGGAAGATGGTCCTCCCAGATTCCCACAAGATTTCCCGTGTCTCGTGGTACTTGGGTATCTTATCCAGGGGTTTCATTTCCATTTCGCTTACGGGGCTATCACCCTCTATGGCTCCACTTTCCAGTGGATTCAGCTATGGAAATGAATTCCCCCCGAAGTCCCTGTGAAGACTTCCGATAAGACCCCGCAACCTCCCGCATACAACGCTCACAGGCTTTAGCATATGCGGGATTTAGGCTCCTCCCGTTTCGCTCGCCACTACTCAGGGAATCTCTGTTGATTTCTTTTCCTGAAGGTACTGAGATGTTTCAGTTCCCCTCGTTCGCCTCCCGCCACTATGGATTCATGACGGGATATACCGGTATTACCCGGTATGGGTTTTCCCATTCGGAGATCCCCGGATCTAAGCCTGTTTAGCGGCTCCCCGAGGCTTATCGCAGCTTACCACGTCCTTCATCGCCTCCCGGCACCAAGGCATCCACCGTATGCCCTTAGTAGCTTGACCATAAATCTTGACCGTGATCCGCAAAGGGCGATCCTTGATCCACCCTTCACGGGTCACAATAGCATTGCGGTGCCTTCATCCATATTCAATTGTCAAAGAACGATCTCTTTATTCGAGAGGGATGGGAATTTATCGCTTCTTGGAATCAGAAGATCAAGCGATTCAACCCTCCTCCTGTTCTGGTGGAGATGAGCGGATTTGAACCGCCGACCCCCTGCGTGCAAGGCAGGTGCTCTCCCGCTGAGCTACATCCCCATCCACAAAACTTTCCGAAGTTCGCGAAGGTAATCCTGGTGGGCCTAGATAGATTTGAACTATCGCCCTCCCGCTTATAAGGCGTGCGCTCTGCCAAACTGAGCTATAGGCCCCGCCTCTCCGAATTTTGGCCTATAGCCTTAGCCCTCGGGAGTTTTACGTGCTATAGGCCCTTAAAAGGGGATTTCGCCCACTTCTTCGGGCCTTCTCCACCCCATTAAAAATTTTTGAGGGGTTATTGATTTTGGGATTGACCTAAGAGCTTGGATCCGGTCACCCGGAACCGAAGGCTCCTTAGAAAGGAGGTGATCCAGCCGCAGGTTCCCCTACGGCTACCTTGTTACGACTTCACCCCAGTCACCAACCATACCTTAGGCGCCTGCCTCCCCAAGTCATACCCGGGGTTAGCCCAGCGACTTCTGGTACAGTCAGCTCCCATGGTGTGACGGGCGGTGTGTACAAGGCCCGGGAACGTATTCACCGCGGCATGCTGATCCGCGATTACTAGCGATTCCGCCTTCATGGAGTCGAGTTGCAGACTCCAATCTGAACTGAGAGCGGCTTTTTGGGATTGGCTCCACCTCGCGGTATTGCAACCCTTTGTACCGCCCATTGTAGCACGTGTGTAGCCCTGGACATAAAGGCCATGAGGACTTGACGTCATCCCCACCTTCCTCCCCGTTAACCGAGGCAGTTTCCTTAGAGTGCCCAACTCAATGATGGCAACTAAGGATGAGGGTTGCGCTCGTTGCGGGACTTAACCCAACATCTCACGACACGAGCTGACGACAGCCATGCAGCACCTGTCTCGCTGTCCCCTCGCGGGGAAAGTCCTGTTTCCAGGACGGTCAGCGGATGTCAAGCCCAGGTAAGGTTCTTCGCGTTGCGTCGAATTAAACCACATGCTCCACCGCTTGTGCGGGCCCCCGTCAATTCCTTTGAGTTTTAACCTTGCGGCCGTACTCCCCAGGCGGGGCACTTAATGCGTTAGCTTCGGCACAGAAGGGGTCAATACCTCCTACACCTAGTGCCCATCGTTTACGGCGTGGACTACCAGGGTATCTAATCCTGTTTGCTCCCCACGCTTTCGCGTCTCAGCGTCAGTATCGGGCCAGAGAGCCGCCTTCGCCACTGGTGTTCCTCCCGATATCTACGAATTTCACCTCTACACCGGGAATTCCACTCTCCTCTCCCGTACTCTAGCCGGGCAGTTTCAAATGCACTTCTTCCGTTGAGCGGAAGGCTTTCACATCTGACTTACCCAACCGCCTACACGCGCTTTACGCCCAATGATTCCGAACAACGCTTGCACCCTCCGTATTACCGCGGCTGCTGGCACGGAGTTAGCCGGTGCTTCCTCCGGTGGTACCGTCAAATGCCGATGTTATTCGCATCGGCAAATTTCTTCCCACCTGACAGGGCTTTACGACCCGAAGGCCTTCATCACCCACGCGGCGTTGCTGCGTCAGGGTTTCCCCCATTGCGCAAGATTCCCCACTGCTGCCTCCCGTAGGAGTCTGGACCGTGTCTCAGTTCCAGTGTGGCTGGCCATCCTCTCAGACCAGCTAACCATCGTCGCCTTGGTAGGCCATTACCCTACCAACTAGCTAATGGTACGCGGGCCCATCCTTGAGCAGTAGCTTGCATGCAGAGGCCACCTTTGATGTCCTCCCCCGGAGGGGGGCCATTTTATTCGGTATTAGCCCCGCTTTCGCGGGGTTATCCCCAACTCAAGGGCAGGTTACCCACGCGTTACTCACCCGTGCGCCACTTTACTCTCCCGGTTTCCCAGGATTTCTCGTTCGACTTGCATGTGTTAGGCACGCCGCCAGCGTTCGTTCTGAGCCAGGATCAAACTCTCCAATGAAAACTTCTTTCGAAGTGATCATTAGATAAAGGAACAAGGACCCAGAATCAATAACCCCTTATTCTATTTTCAAAGAGCGAAAAATTCCGAGTTTATTATATAATCCAATTCTCTTTTTTTGTCAAGGAGAAAAATTTCTCAAATTTGATCGGCCTTTTCATCGAACAACTTTAATATTTTAAAATATAATTTCTATTTGTCAAGGAATTTGATACGGTGAAATCGCTTTTTGCCGGCCCTCAGGAAAATTTCCCCTTTTTCATTGAAATCACAAAGGGTTACAAGCTGGTCGAATTTTTCTACCCTCTGCTCGTTAAGATACCCCCCACCCTGTTCAATCAATCGTCTCGCCTCTGACCCCGAAGACGAAAGGGCAACCATCTCAAATAATTTAAATATTGGAATTCCTTGTGAAAATTTCTCCTTTGGAAAGTAGGTCGTGGGAATCGACCCTTCTGCCGTTTCATCCTTTCCGAAAAGGGCCTTTGACGCAGCCCTGGCTTTTTGCGCTTCTTCCTCTCCGTGAACGATCTTCGTGGCCTCGAAAGCAAGAACCTCTTTGGCTTTCCTCAGTTCGGCTCCCTTCAATTTCCCGTATTCGTTGATCTCCTCCATGGGCAGAAAAGTGAAGAGGGCCAAAAATCGCCGAACATCCCGATCATCGGTGTTGATCCAGAATTGGTAATAATCATAGGGAGAAGTCCGTTCGGGATCTAACCAGACCGCCCCCCTTTCGGTCTTGCCCATCTTTCTCCCATCCGCGGTCATGATCAGAGGGAAAGTGATTCCATAGGCCTGTTTCCCTTCAAGCCGACGAATGAGATCGATCCCGGCGACAATATTCCCCCATTGGTCACTTCCGCCCATCTGAATCAAACAATCGTAGTGTTTAAAAAGATACCAGAAATCATAGGCCTGGAGGAGCTGATAGTTGAACTCGATGAATGACAGCCCCGTTTCCAAACGAATCTTGATCGATTCGGTGGCAAGCATCCGGTTTACACTGAAATGGACCCCGATATCCCGAAGGAATTCGATATAATTCAGCCGTGTGAGCCACTCGGCATTATTCAGAAGCAGAGCCCGGTCCTCTGAGAAATCCAAAAATTTTGAAAACTGCCTCTTTTGGGCCTCGGCATTTCTTTGAATCTCCTCGTAGGTCAACAGCTGCCTCATCTCATCCTTACCGCTCGGATCGCCCACCAGACCCGTCCCCCCGCCGATGAGGGCGATGGGTCTGTGGCCGTGCCTCTGCATGTGAGCGAGGGCCATGATAGGCACCAAGCTTCCCACGTGAAAACTGGAGGCGGTCGGATCGAACCCGATGTAACAGGTGACTTTTCCCTCTAAAATTTCTGCAATCCTCTTCTCATCCGTGACCTGTTCGATGAACCCTCGCTCGCGGAAAACCTCCATCACGGATTTAAGTCTGTTCTCTCCTGCCATTCCCATTCGCCCTCCCCTCCCCGGGATCATGGGTTTAAAGGAAGACAGAGCCTCTGAATGCCATTCGCTTTTCCCGTCGCGGGATCGGCATCGATGATCACGCCCTGCATCACAATCTCATCCGTGGCCACATCATATTTCCAGGGGATCTGGGTCAGGAATCGATTGACGGCCACCTGCTTCCGTATCCCTATAACAGAATCCAAAGGTCCTGTCATCCCCACATCCGTAATATAAGCCGTGCCTCCATCCAAGATCCTCTCGTCACAGGTTGGAACGTGGGTATGAGTTCCCAAGACGGCCGTAACCTTTCCATCCAAATACCATCCCATCGCGACCTTTTCGGAGGTGGCCTCTGCATGGAAGTCGACGACGATGACCGGTGTCTCTTCCTTTAACCGGTCAATCTCCCTCTCCGCAACTCGAAAGGGACACTCGATGGATTTCATAAAGACCCTTCCTTCGAGGTTGACCACTCCGATCTTCTGCCCGCTTTTGGCGTAAAAGACCCCTGCCCCCCGGCCTGGAACATTCGGGGGGTAATTTGCAGGTCTCAAGATCCTCGGTTCAATGTCCAAAAAAGGATAGATCTCCTTTTTGGCCCAGATATGGTTTCCTGAGGTGAGCAAATCGATCCCCTTTTCGATCAATTCCCGAGCGATATCGGGAGTCATCCCCATCCCCCCGGCCGCATTCTCCCCATTGGCGATGGTAAAATCGATATGGTGAACGCGGACGATTTGGCCCAACAATCCCGCAATGGCCTTCCTTCCAGGCTTTCCAACGACGTCCCCGATGAAAAGGATCTTCATCCCCGCTCGTCCTAAATCCCAGAAAGAGGGAGGGAACCTCGCCTGCCTCCCTGGGGTTTACTTTGCGATCTCAACCGCTCTCATTTCCCTGATCACGGTCACCTTAATCTGCCCAGGATAAGTAAGCTCCTTTTCGATCTTTCGGGCGATGTCTCTGGAAAGGACGACGGAGGCCTCGTCTGAGATACGCTCGGGCTGCACAATCACCCGGATCTCCCTCCCCGCCTGAATCGCATAGGACTTCTCCACCCCCTGGAAAGACTGGGCGATCTTTTCAAGATCCTCCAGCCGTTTCACATAGGTCTCGAGCATTTCGCGCCTCGCCCCAGGTCTGGCCCCTGAAAGGGCGTCGGCTGCCTCCACCAAGACATCCAGTATGGTTTCAGGCTTCTCCTCCTCATGGTGGGCGGCGATCGCCCGGACGATGGCAGGGGATTCGCCATACCTCCTGGCCAATTCCGCCCCGATTTTACCATGGGGCCCCTCGACTTCGTGATCTACTGCCTTACCGATATCGTGTAACAGCCCTGCCCTCTTGGCTTGCTTCACATTCAGGCCCAGCTCCGCTGCCATGATTCCACAAAGAAAGGCCACCTCCAGGGAATGTTGATAGACGTTTTGGCCGTAGCTGGTCCGGTATTTCAATCGGCCGATGAGTTTGATCAGTTCGGGATGAATTCCGTGGACCCCCACATCAAAGGTGGCCTGCTCCCCTGCCTCTCGAATCGAAGCCTCCACCTCCTGTTCCACCTTATGGACGATCTCCTCGATCCTTGCGGGATGGATCCGACCATCACTGACCAGCCGTTCAAGCGAGATTCGGGCGATCTCCCTCCGAACTGGGTTGAATCCCGAAAGGATGACCGCTTCGGGGGTATCGTCGATGATCAGGTCAACGCCAGTTGCTGCCTCAAGGGCTCGTATGTTTCGACCCTCCCGGCCGATAATCCTCCCTTTCATCTCTTCATTTGGCAAATTGACGACCGAGACCGTCTGCTCGGCCACGTATTCCCCAGCATATCGTTGAATGGCCAAGCTGATGATCTCTTTGGCTTTTTTATCCGCCGTTTCCCTGGCCTCCTCTTCGATGCGCTTGATCTTTTTGGCAGCTTCGTGTTTGGCCTCCTCTTCCATCGCTTCCATCAAGAGTCGCTTGGCCTCTTCGGAAGTCATCTTGGCGATCTGCTCCAGCTGGGCCCGCTCCTTCTGGATCAACTCGGCTACCTTTTTCTCCTGCTCCTGAACCTGCTTCTCTTGCTGCTGGATGAACTTCTCTTTCCGGGTGAGCTCGGCCTCCTTCGCGTCCAGAAACTCCATCTTCTTGTCAAGCAAGGACTCCCTTTGGGCAATTCTCTTTTCAATGTTCAACAGCTCCTGCTTCCGCTGAGCCAACTCCTTCTCAAACTCTGCCTTCTCCTGATAAAACTGATCCTTCGCTTGAAGCAGCGCTTCCTTCTTGAGAATCTCCGCCTCTTTCTCGGCTTCTTCGATGAGGCGTTTGGCCGCTTCACGGGCGGCCCCTATTTTGGCCTCCGAAAACCTCCGGTGGAGCAGAAAACCGATGACGGCCCCAAAAAAGGCCATCCCCAGAACGAGGACAATATAAAATCCCATGGATAGATTCAATGTTCCGTTCACCTCCTCAGTGTGAGAAATTTATGTCCCCACCCCACGGGAGGTCACCCGTGGCCTGCTTGACCCTCGCCTATCGAGGCCCGGGGGGTGTGGGTGGGTTAATGGGAAAGAAGAAGGGAACGAAGGATAGATCGAGACGGGGTTTGTCTTGAGAGGGGTCGATGGCAAGACCTTGACAGAGAAAATCCCTTTGGGAATGCCCAACGCATCGCTTTTATACCTTGAAATTCGGTCACCGTATTCGACAGCAGCCCGAGGATATTCCTGCTTTCAAGACCACTCCCTCTGCTCGGGAAAATTTGCCTCGGTTCCCCTGCCGGCTTAAACTGCCCGGTGAGAATTCCCATGAGGGTCACCAGCATCATCCTGATCAAATCCAAGCCCTTCTCCATTTGGGATTTAACCGTCCAATCCCATCTCTCTCTACCCGCGGACACTTCTCTTCCCCGGATGCAGCCATTAAATGCTTTGGAGGGAGGTCCTCCCTCCATCAGCCCTTCGGATCCGTTCTTTCTAATAGATTTCAGGGTACATGATTCTCCTACGGTCCTTGCAAGAAACCTCATCCGGTAATGGTCACCTTTTGCGTTTCTTTCCCTCCTATATGGATATCTATTTTGTCAACCAGGTCTTTCGATTTGACCTCCAATTCTCGAAGCAAGGCCAACCGGTGTTCCCGCTCCCTTAAAAGGTCGTCGGCAATGTTGAGAGCCGTTAAGATGGCCACATTTAAAGTAGACACACTTCTGGTTTTCCTGGTCACCTCGTTCATCTTTTCATTCACATACCTGGCCACCTCTTGAATGTGGCTCTCCTCCGCATCGGTCTTGACGATATAAGTTTGGCCAAACACCTTTATTTCAACAGATTTTT
This portion of the Thermodesulfobacteriota bacterium genome encodes:
- the rny gene encoding ribonuclease Y, encoding MGFYIVLVLGMAFFGAVIGFLLHRRFSEAKIGAAREAAKRLIEEAEKEAEILKKEALLQAKDQFYQEKAEFEKELAQRKQELLNIEKRIAQRESLLDKKMEFLDAKEAELTRKEKFIQQQEKQVQEQEKKVAELIQKERAQLEQIAKMTSEEAKRLLMEAMEEEAKHEAAKKIKRIEEEARETADKKAKEIISLAIQRYAGEYVAEQTVSVVNLPNEEMKGRIIGREGRNIRALEAATGVDLIIDDTPEAVILSGFNPVRREIARISLERLVSDGRIHPARIEEIVHKVEQEVEASIREAGEQATFDVGVHGIHPELIKLIGRLKYRTSYGQNVYQHSLEVAFLCGIMAAELGLNVKQAKRAGLLHDIGKAVDHEVEGPHGKIGAELARRYGESPAIVRAIAAHHEEEKPETILDVLVEAADALSGARPGARREMLETYVKRLEDLEKIAQSFQGVEKSYAIQAGREIRVIVQPERISDEASVVLSRDIARKIEKELTYPGQIKVTVIREMRAVEIAK
- a CDS encoding TIGR00282 family metallophosphoesterase; the encoded protein is MKILFIGDVVGKPGRKAIAGLLGQIVRVHHIDFTIANGENAAGGMGMTPDIARELIEKGIDLLTSGNHIWAKKEIYPFLDIEPRILRPANYPPNVPGRGAGVFYAKSGQKIGVVNLEGRVFMKSIECPFRVAEREIDRLKEETPVIVVDFHAEATSEKVAMGWYLDGKVTAVLGTHTHVPTCDERILDGGTAYITDVGMTGPLDSVIGIRKQVAVNRFLTQIPWKYDVATDEIVMQGVIIDADPATGKANGIQRLCLPLNP
- the tyrS gene encoding tyrosine--tRNA ligase, with the protein product MAGENRLKSVMEVFRERGFIEQVTDEKRIAEILEGKVTCYIGFDPTASSFHVGSLVPIMALAHMQRHGHRPIALIGGGTGLVGDPSGKDEMRQLLTYEEIQRNAEAQKRQFSKFLDFSEDRALLLNNAEWLTRLNYIEFLRDIGVHFSVNRMLATESIKIRLETGLSFIEFNYQLLQAYDFWYLFKHYDCLIQMGGSDQWGNIVAGIDLIRRLEGKQAYGITFPLIMTADGRKMGKTERGAVWLDPERTSPYDYYQFWINTDDRDVRRFLALFTFLPMEEINEYGKLKGAELRKAKEVLAFEATKIVHGEEEAQKARAASKALFGKDETAEGSIPTTYFPKEKFSQGIPIFKLFEMVALSSSGSEARRLIEQGGGYLNEQRVEKFDQLVTLCDFNEKGEIFLRAGKKRFHRIKFLDK
- a CDS encoding cell division protein ZapA, with product MASEASSPLTRGIKRLAGRIWVSSMEREKSVEIKVFGQTYIVKTDAEESHIQEVARYVNEKMNEVTRKTRSVSTLNVAILTALNIADDLLREREHRLALLRELEVKSKDLVDKIDIHIGGKETQKVTITG